CAAGGGCACCAAGTGCTTCACCGAGAAGTGCCCCGTCGAGCGTCGCCCGACACCGCCCGGCCAGCATGGCGCGAGCGTTGCCCGTCGCCGCAAGGTTTCGGAGTACTCCAAGCAGCTGCGTGAGAAGCAGAAGATCAAGCGCATCTATGGCGTGAGTGAGAAGCAGTTCCGCAACACGTTCGAGCGCGTCACGACGCTGCCTGGCGTGACCGGACACAATCTTCTCGCCGCACTCGAGAGCCGTCTGGACAACATCATCTACCGCATGGGCTTCGCGCAGAGCCGCAAGGCAGCTCGCCAGCTCGTTCGTCACCGTCACGTCGAGGTGAACGGAAAGTCGGTAGACGTGCCCAGCTTCCTCGTGCAGCCCGGACAGGAAGTGCGCGTTCGCGCCAAGTCGCGCGAGCAGGCCTCGATCATCGTTTCGATGGATCAGGCTTCGCGCGGCGCTCCGCTCTCGTGGATCGCAGTCGACAAGGAGTCGTTCAGCGGCCGGATGCTCGAGCGCCCGACGCGTCCGAACATCCCGATCGCGGCCCAGGAGCAGTTGGTCGTCGAGTTGTATTCCAAGTAGGGCGTGGATGTTGTAGGGGCGGGCCCCGTGCCCGCCCGCCGTTCGACGACGTTTTAGGATTTGTGCCAGCCCGGAGATGGGGCAGGCACGGGGGCCTGCCCTTACGATTTCCGTATCGATCAGGCACCCGGCAGGTGTAGTGACGAGGCCCTAACCTTCGTACCGACTTACCACGCGTTAGGGGCGGGGTAACGGTTAAATCAGACAAACATCATGGCTAACGCAATCGATCTCCGCGGGCTCGTACGCCCGCAGCTGGTAGAGTCCACCAAGCGCGAGGACACACCCAATGTCGCCGAGTTCCGGCTGCAGCCGCTCGAGCGCGGCTTCGGCTACACACTCGGCAACGCAATGCGCCGCATGCTTCTGTCATCGCTGCGCGGCTCTGCCGTTTGGGGATTCCGCATCGACGGCGTCGTACACGAGCACCAGACCATTCCGGGTGTCGTGGAAGACGTCCATCAAATCATCGCGAACCTCAAGACGCTCGTCCTGAGCCTCGACGATGCGACCGAGACCACCGTCGTTCGCGTCACCAAGACCGGACCGGCAGCGATCAAGGCCAGCGACATCACCGGAGCGGCCGGACTCACGGTTCTCGAGCCCGACCATCATCTCTTCACGCTGCAGGACGATCGCGACATCACCTTCGAGCTGTACGTGAATCACGGCCGCGGTTATGTCGAGGCCGATCAGCACGTCGCCGACCGGAATCTTCCGGTCGACCTCGTTCGCATCGACTCGATCTACAATCCGGTTCGTCGCTGCAACTTCAGCGTTGACGCGACCCGCGTCGGCCAGCGCACGGACTACGATCGTCTTACGCTGCTCGTCGAGACCAACGGCACGATCGCGCCCGAAGAAGCGGTGAGCTATGCCGCAGCTTTGGCGCAGACGCACTTCCAGTACTTCGCGGGCTTCGGCTCGCACACCTCGGCTCCGATCACGGCGGCCAGCGAGATGGGCGGCAACGACGCAGCCCGGCTCGCGCAGCTGCTCTCGACGCCGATCGAAGACCTCGAGCTTTCCGTACGCTCGGTCAACTCGCTCAAGAACAGCGAGATCCGGACGCTCGGCGATCTCGTCAAGCGCACCGAGGATCAGATCCTCGATGTGAAGAATTTCGGCAAGAAGTCGCTCAATGAAATTGCAGAGCTGCTCGAGCGCGAGAATCTGAACTTCGGCATGAAGTTCGAGCAGTCGGAAGAAGGCGTGCGGATCACGGATCGGGGCACCCCCCCGAACCGCGCCGCGCTCGCCGAGGCCGCCATCGGCGACGACGAGGATTAGTAGTAGCGGTAGGTGGATTTTGTAGGTGCGGGCCTCGATGCCCGCCCGCAGCACGACGACGATTGAAGCTTGGTGCCAGCCAGAAAATGGGCAGGCGCGGGGGCCTGCCCTTACAGGTTTGTAGTTCATGGATTTTAGAGGATATCCAGATGCGACATAGAAAAGTCGGCCGGCAACTTCGGCGCACCCCCGAGCAGCGCCTCGCTCTGCTTCGGAACCTTGCGCAGTCGCTGATCCAGCACGGCGCGATCGAAACGACGGAAGCCAAGGCCAAGGAGCTGCGGCCTTTCGTCGAGAAGCTCATCACGAAGGCGAAGGAAGGCACGCTTCACTCGCGCCGTCTTGCGGCTCGTCACGTGCAGCAGCGCACCGTGAACGATAAGCTGTTCCAGGAAGTCGCACCCAAGTTCGCGACGCGCCAGGGCGGCTACACACGCATCCTCAAGACTGGCCATCGCAAGGGTGACGGCGCCGAGATGGCCCGTATCGAGCTCATGCCGGAGACCAAGTGAAGATCAAGAGCCAACTCGCTGAAAAGCGCACCAAGGCGATCGAGCGGAACAAGTGTTACGCATGCGGCAAGGGCGTTACATTCGGTAACAACGTCTCGCACGCCAACAACAAGACGCGCCGCACCTGGAAGCCAAATCTTCAGGTAGCACGCGTCGCCGTCGCCGACAAGATCATCAAGGTCAAGGTCTGCACGAGCTGTCTCGCCGCCGGCAAGGTTGTCCGCGCGCCGCGGAGTCAGGCGGTAGCCTGAACGCCGTGCCGGCTTCAGATTCCTCCTCATTCGGGGCGACTCGTCAGTCGCCCCGTTTTTGTATCTTAGAAGGTCGAAATGCCCAAGCGTACTGATATCCACCGCATCCTCGTCATTGGCTCCGGACCGATCGTCATCGGTCAGGGCGCCGAGTTCGATTACTCGGGCACCCAGGCGACGAAGGCTTTGAAGGAAGAGGGATACGAGGTGATTCTCATCAACTCGAATCCCGCCACCATCATGACCGACCCGGAGTTCGCGGACGCGACGTACGTCGAGCCCGTCACGCCCCGGTTCGTCGAGCTCGTGATCGAGAAGGAGCGTCCCGATGCGCTGCTGCCGACGATGGGTGGCCAGACCGCGCTGAACGTCGCGATGGCGCTGTCACAGAACGGCGTGCTCGAGAAATACGGTGTCGAGTTGATCGGCGCCGACCAGCGTGCGATACGCACTGCCGAGGATCGCGCGCTGTTCAACGAGGCGATGAAACGCATCGGACTGCAGGTCGCTCGCGGCGGAACGGCGACGACGTTCGAGGAAGCACTCGTGCTGGTCGAGGACACCGGTTTCCCGTCGATCATCCGACCTGCGTTCACGCTCGGCGGCAGCGGCGGTGGCATCGCTTACAACCGCGATGAGTTCGAGGAGATAGTGAAGCGCGGACTCGATCTTTCGCCGATGAGCCAGGTGCTCGTGGAGCGCAGCCTCATCGGGTGGAAGGAATTCGAGCTGGAAGTGATGCGCGATGCGGCGGACAACGTCGTCATCGTATGCTCCATCGAGAATATCGATCCGATGGGTGTGCACACGGGCGACTCGATAACAGTCGCGCCAGCGATGACGCTCACCGATCGCGAGTACCAGGTGATGCGCGACGCTTCCGTGGCAATCATACGCGAGATCGGCGTCGCAGCCGGCGGATGCAACATCCAGTTCGCGGTGAATCCTGCCGACGGTGAGATGATCGTCATCGAGATGAATCCGCGCGTGTCGCGCTCATCCGCACTCGCGTCCAAGGCTACCGGATTCCCGATCGCGCGCATAGGCGCCAAGCTCGCTGTCGGCTACAGACTGGACGAGATCCCGAACGACATCACTGGCACCACGCCGGCGTCGTTCGAGCCCGTGCTCGATTACGTAGTCGTCAAGTGCCCACGCTTCGCGTTCGAGAAATTCACCTCCGCAAAGGCACACCTCACCACGCAGATGCAATCTGTCGGTGAGTCGATGGCGATCGGCCGTACATTCAAGGAAGCATTCCAGAAGGGGCTGCGCGCACTCGAGACTGGCCGCTCCGGTTGGGAAGTTGGCGCTCGTCTCATCGATGATCGCCTCGCCGATGACTCCGCGGATACGTTGCGTGCCGCGCTGCGCCAGCCGACGCCGGAGCGAATGTTTCAGATCAAGCGCGCCATGCTCGCCGGCTTTACTGTTGCCGAGATATTCGAGCTGACGTGGATCGATCCATGGTTTCTGGAGCAGCTGCACGAGCTGACCGAAGCGGAGCGCAGGTGGACTGCGTTGCCGGAAGTCACGGCGACCGAAATGCGCCGCATGAAGCGCATGGGTTTTTCCGATCGCCAGCTCGGCGACCTGCGCAGCGTATCCGAGGGCGAGATGCGCGCACAGCGCTGGGCGCTCGGCGTGCGTCCGGCCTACAAGATGGTGGATACGTGCGCCGGCGAGTTTCCGTCTGCGACTCCGTACCTGTACGGCTCGTACGACGAGGAGAGCGAGGCGCCGCCAACGGGCCGGAAGTCCATCGTGATACTCGGCAGCGGTCCGAATCGCATCGGTCAGGGTGTCGAGTTCGACTACTGCTGTGTGCGCGCGTCACTCGCGCTGCGCGAGCAGGGTTTCGAGACGATAATGATCAACTCGAATCCGGAAACTGTTTCGACCGACTTCGATATCTCGGACAAGCTGTATTTCGAGCCGTTGACGCTCGAGCACGTTCTCGAAATCGTCGACCGTGAACATCCGGTCGGAGTGATCGTGCAGCTCGGTGGTCAGACGCCGCTCAAGTTGACGCGTGGTCTCGAAGCCGCAGGAGTTCCGATACTCGGTACATCGCCCGACGCGATCGATATCGCCGAGGACCGGCAGCGCTTCGACGCGATCGCGCGCAAGCTCGGAATTCGGCAGCCCGAAAACGGAACGGCCACCAGCATCGCTGGCGCGGTGGAAGCCGCGACGAGAATCGGCTATCCGGTGCTGGTACGACCGTCGTACGTACTTGGCGGCCGGGCGATGGAAATCGTGTACGACGAGGATTCTCTGCGCGATTACTTCGAGCGCGCGGTGCGTGTATCGGAAGACCGGCCAGTTCTGATCGACCAGTTTCTGGAAGATGCATTCGAGGCCGACGTCGATGCGATATCCGATGGTGATCAGGTTGTCATCGGCGGAATCATGCAGCACATCGAGGATGCAGGCATTCACTCCGGCGATTCCGCGTGCGTTCTCCCTCCGTACCTGATCGGCGAGGATGAGCAGGAAGCGATGCGCGCTCATACTGTTGCGCTAGCCGAGGCGCTCGGCGTCATCGGGCTGATCAACGTGCAGTACGCCATCAAGAACGGCGTGGTGTACGTGCTGGAAGTGAATCCACGCGGCAGTCGCACGATTCCATTTGTGTCGAAGACAATCGGTGTTCCACTCGCGTCGATCGCGGCGCGTGTCATGGCGGGCGAGAAGCTCGCCGACATCGGTTTCACTGAAGAAGTGCTTCCGCCGTATGTCGCCGTGAAGGAAGCAGTCTTCCCATTCAACAAGTTCCGCGAGTTCGATCCCATTCTGGGGCCCGAGATGCGATCGACGGGCGAAGTGATGGGTGTATCCGAGTCGTTCGGAACCGCGTTCTACAAGGCGCAGCTGGCCGCCGATAACGGCTTGCCGATGAGTGGCGGCATATTCGTTTCGGTGAATGACTCCGACAAGGCATCGGTTACGCCGATCGTGCGCAGATTCCACGAGCTCGGCTTCACCGTCCATGCAACCGAGGGGACCGGCCGTCATCTGCGCAAGCTCGGCATTCCTGTGACGCGGGTATACAAGGTGCATGAGGGCCGGCCACACGTGATCGACCTCATCGTCAACGGAACGGTCCAGCTTCTCATCAACACGCCAATGGGCAAGCGCGCACAGAAGGACGACTACTCCATGCGCCAGGCGGCCATAGCGCACCACGTACCGTACACCACGACACTGTCTGCGGCCAGCGCCGCTTGTGACGCCGTGCTGGCCATGCGATCGCGCCCCGCGTCGGTCACTTCGCTGCAGGAATGGCACTCGCGGATCGAGCGCCCCGTCGAGGCGCGATGAGCGAC
The window above is part of the Gemmatimonadota bacterium genome. Proteins encoded here:
- a CDS encoding DNA-directed RNA polymerase subunit alpha; amino-acid sequence: MANAIDLRGLVRPQLVESTKREDTPNVAEFRLQPLERGFGYTLGNAMRRMLLSSLRGSAVWGFRIDGVVHEHQTIPGVVEDVHQIIANLKTLVLSLDDATETTVVRVTKTGPAAIKASDITGAAGLTVLEPDHHLFTLQDDRDITFELYVNHGRGYVEADQHVADRNLPVDLVRIDSIYNPVRRCNFSVDATRVGQRTDYDRLTLLVETNGTIAPEEAVSYAAALAQTHFQYFAGFGSHTSAPITAASEMGGNDAARLAQLLSTPIEDLELSVRSVNSLKNSEIRTLGDLVKRTEDQILDVKNFGKKSLNEIAELLERENLNFGMKFEQSEEGVRITDRGTPPNRAALAEAAIGDDED
- the rpmB gene encoding 50S ribosomal protein L28; the protein is MERNKCYACGKGVTFGNNVSHANNKTRRTWKPNLQVARVAVADKIIKVKVCTSCLAAGKVVRAPRSQAVA
- the carB gene encoding carbamoyl-phosphate synthase large subunit; its protein translation is MPKRTDIHRILVIGSGPIVIGQGAEFDYSGTQATKALKEEGYEVILINSNPATIMTDPEFADATYVEPVTPRFVELVIEKERPDALLPTMGGQTALNVAMALSQNGVLEKYGVELIGADQRAIRTAEDRALFNEAMKRIGLQVARGGTATTFEEALVLVEDTGFPSIIRPAFTLGGSGGGIAYNRDEFEEIVKRGLDLSPMSQVLVERSLIGWKEFELEVMRDAADNVVIVCSIENIDPMGVHTGDSITVAPAMTLTDREYQVMRDASVAIIREIGVAAGGCNIQFAVNPADGEMIVIEMNPRVSRSSALASKATGFPIARIGAKLAVGYRLDEIPNDITGTTPASFEPVLDYVVVKCPRFAFEKFTSAKAHLTTQMQSVGESMAIGRTFKEAFQKGLRALETGRSGWEVGARLIDDRLADDSADTLRAALRQPTPERMFQIKRAMLAGFTVAEIFELTWIDPWFLEQLHELTEAERRWTALPEVTATEMRRMKRMGFSDRQLGDLRSVSEGEMRAQRWALGVRPAYKMVDTCAGEFPSATPYLYGSYDEESEAPPTGRKSIVILGSGPNRIGQGVEFDYCCVRASLALREQGFETIMINSNPETVSTDFDISDKLYFEPLTLEHVLEIVDREHPVGVIVQLGGQTPLKLTRGLEAAGVPILGTSPDAIDIAEDRQRFDAIARKLGIRQPENGTATSIAGAVEAATRIGYPVLVRPSYVLGGRAMEIVYDEDSLRDYFERAVRVSEDRPVLIDQFLEDAFEADVDAISDGDQVVIGGIMQHIEDAGIHSGDSACVLPPYLIGEDEQEAMRAHTVALAEALGVIGLINVQYAIKNGVVYVLEVNPRGSRTIPFVSKTIGVPLASIAARVMAGEKLADIGFTEEVLPPYVAVKEAVFPFNKFREFDPILGPEMRSTGEVMGVSESFGTAFYKAQLAADNGLPMSGGIFVSVNDSDKASVTPIVRRFHELGFTVHATEGTGRHLRKLGIPVTRVYKVHEGRPHVIDLIVNGTVQLLINTPMGKRAQKDDYSMRQAAIAHHVPYTTTLSAASAACDAVLAMRSRPASVTSLQEWHSRIERPVEAR
- the rpsD gene encoding 30S ribosomal protein S4, producing the protein MRYTGPSCRQCRREGTKLFLKGTKCFTEKCPVERRPTPPGQHGASVARRRKVSEYSKQLREKQKIKRIYGVSEKQFRNTFERVTTLPGVTGHNLLAALESRLDNIIYRMGFAQSRKAARQLVRHRHVEVNGKSVDVPSFLVQPGQEVRVRAKSREQASIIVSMDQASRGAPLSWIAVDKESFSGRMLERPTRPNIPIAAQEQLVVELYSK
- the rplQ gene encoding 50S ribosomal protein L17, with the translated sequence MRHRKVGRQLRRTPEQRLALLRNLAQSLIQHGAIETTEAKAKELRPFVEKLITKAKEGTLHSRRLAARHVQQRTVNDKLFQEVAPKFATRQGGYTRILKTGHRKGDGAEMARIELMPETK